The stretch of DNA CACTGGCACGATAGCTGGGTTTGGAGTGGTTGGAATGCGTGAGtacatctccttcatcacatTCCGTGCCAATCGAGCTGACCCATTCTTGAATCCAGACTATATCGGCCAAGCTTCCATCACTGGCTTGCCATATATAGCGTATCATCCTGCCTATGTGGTCGGTTCAGTCATCATCGCCTGCGGTGCCGTTATCATCGCATTATACATCATGTTCATAATGCTTCGACCGAAATTGAAACACACCTGGTTATCCAAGATCTGTGTTGCCTTGATCTTAGCGATCGCAGTTACATGTATGCACTTCTGCGGTaagtcttcttctcttgataTCTAGTCAATTTCCTGAACTGATCTTGATTATCAGGTATGATGGGCACCACATACGCCTGGCCAGCTTCTCGAGCTATCAGTAAACACAACAAACTCACTGGTACCAACGTGGTCATCACCGGCATCGTCGCGGCACTAGCCTTCTCAGCTTGTATAGCATGTGcggtcttcttcctccttcattcGCTCAACATCCGTCGAGAGAGAGccaggagaagaagagttgtCGTAGCTGCTGTCTTACTGGATGATCGAGATAGAGTCTTGGTCAATTCcattgatgggatgttaCCCATGTGCGATATCGCTTCTCTCACCGGTGGAGATTTACCTGATACCAAAAAATCGATCATTCATTCTGTATCCAGTGATTCAACAGTTTTAGGAATGGACTTGACCACGGGTCACGACGCTTTCGTATCTGCTTTGAAACTCTCCTGGACATGGAAAAACCCCTCTTTGGCTCCAGCATCCGCCACTGCTACTTCCTCTATCACTGATGCGAGGACACAAGCCAACGAATCGATCCTACAAGCTACCTTTGCGGATATTAGAAGAGGCTCGATGCTCACTACCAATACTACCACTGGAACCACCGGAAGTAGACCACCACTTAGTATAACCAAGTTCCTGGAAAGATTTacgatctcttcttgtcaACTCGCTGTAAGGTTATTGGGTCAGACAGATGGTATATCGAGATTGGGTGTATTGTATGATCAAATTCTCACTACGTAAGTCGTCTATGCGAATTGCCGTCAGATTTCTGGCTGATAAAATCCTTCCTGATCCTGTTAGTGGATGGGTCAAGCTCAATAACAGTAACGATACCGTTTCGAAAGGACAACTGATCTTCCTTGTTCGACGAGTGGCCTCTGCAGCCGAAAGGGCAGACCTCGAAGCTAGGCATTTCATCTTTGCCGACCCTCAAGCTGTGGCTACTGCGTTACACAAGACGCTTTCTGTACCATTCGACCATACCATGCCCCTTCTAGATGATATGCGTACCTTTTGCGATTCGACCTTACAATCTCGCTTACAACCTGGTAAACTCTATGCCGGAGTAGCAGTAGTCCAAGCTACTCCTTTCGATGGTTTACGAATCCTCTTAGAGAAAGATATGAGATCGCAGTTGCCAATGAGAGAGGTGTGCGCTCTCGGTGTACCAAACAATGACGAGAACGAATTGAGCGGTACGGTAGAAGAGATAGGTGAAGCTTTGGCTTTGTTAGAGGGAATGACGATCTTATCGATAATGACTCGAAACATGACTTCGGATACCAACAGCTTACTATCCAAGAGAGTAACAGCCTTGATGGTCGAGTTGGAAAGAGCGATCGTACCGATGTTAGATGGGATCTTAACTTCGGAAGACATGTCGCATATCTTACCTCGACTTACCCTCCATCCGATGTTAATACCACTCACACCGGGAGGTTCGAAACGGACGATCAGCTCTTACATCCCTCCATACGCCATTATATTCTATGCCAACTACGATGCGGCAGTCAACACATTTACGGATAAATGGttacctttctctttatTTAGAGCTCAAAACGCTTGTGTGATGGGTCCTAAGATTGCAGCTGCGGCAAAGATGGATCAACTCTATACTGCCGATACTTCCTCGAACGATACTCCTTTACCAGGTGGTAGAAGACCATCAAAAGTTCAATTTGATTTCCCTAacaaagataaagagaaagaaaaagatcaACAACCACCTAATTCATCTATCCAACAAGAGCCGACCGAAGGGATGTTTAACGATTTTACATTCCCTCCTAAATCGGAAGATCACTCTCCTTCTCGACCTCCCCATTCAATCCTTGGTCATGGCACTGGACTTGGGCATGGACATGCTAGGAAATCTTCTCTGGCCAGATCATCAAGGTATAATTCGATCAGTGGAGAATCGACTTCACCCTCGACTTATGGATATGGGATGAATGCAGGTCATCAGGATGATTTCAAGAGTTCGTCTGCGGGGGTGGCAGTTTGGGAAGCAGATTGGCTCTTACATCTTCTAAGAATGAAATTGAGAGCTGAGGCGTAGTTCATAATGTATCACTTCAGCGGACCTATAGTATTTATCataacatctttcttcctttgaTTCTTCATCTTACAAAATCGTACACAAACATACATCATTGTGTGTGAAGACTGTACTTCTATTCGTTAGCTCGTCATCGCATAGATCCTTTTGCTTGTTGTACTGTTCTTAATGTAACAGTAGAATATCTTGTCATGCACATGCACAATACATACTCGATTACTTTCAACAGATTCTACGTACTGTACGTTGCAGGAAGTAATATTGATGACGATACCGCGTATCCTCCATTTTTTGATGGAGACTTGTCAGACCTTTGACGAAAGCGCCTCTGTGTTGCCCAATCTACTGTAAGATAGCGATCCTTTCTTTTGTTTGACTTCGCGTACCGTAAACCACGAAATCGTACAGTATCTTCTGGGCATACGAAGACCAGCTGACCTCGAGTGTGCTCGAAGAATACACGTAAAGTATAAATCAGCACCCGCACACGCCAAGTAATCTTGATCCAAATTTCTATTGGACATGCCCaaaaaaaagaaacaaaTTTGAAACAATTTTtaaaaaaagaaaaaatcAAACCAAATCCGCTGCAAACATACTGTAATAGCTGCTAGTACTCACATGCTCACCATGCCTTACACCAACTCATCCACGCAAACTAAACCGCTCTCAATGGCCTGTCCATCATGTTCCGTCACCCTCTCAACCAACGATAAACAAGTGGAACGGAGCATCCCAGTCGTAGCAGTGACTTCCTTCCTTCACATCGGAAACACAGGTTGGGTTACAATGAAAGGTCTAACAGCGAGCGAAGCGACTTTCGACCAATTCAACAGACCTGACAATCATTCCCTCGAATTGGCAAGGGAATACAAACAATCCTTACAGAGGGATATGGAAAGATCCCTAGTGGGACGTTTCTCAAGTGTATCCGAAACACCTTGATCCATCTAATCCAGAACATTTCATAGAGCTCACTAAAGAAGGCGAGAAAAGCTGGGCAGAGACCTGTAAGAGCTATATAGAGACATATGGCACCGGTGGCGATAGTCAATTTAGAAATACTTTCCATGTCGGTATTTGATTGTAAGTACTTTGACATAGAGCAATATATTGGGCTCCACCCTGTTTGTGAGATCGCAGGTAAGATGCGGATCAAGTTTAGTGAATCGGGTAGAATCGGTTGGATGAGGTACGAGAGGGaagttgagaggatgaaagaaagCGTGAAGCGAGGAGCAAAGGCCTTGAAAGGTCTTCAGACATTGACGTAGACCAGCATCCTTCGCAGAGAGGATTAAGCACATTGAGTCTATACGAAATCTATGACAGAATACCAGCCCGATGCGACCAAAATGCACAGTATATTTGTGGGCGTGTGTAGCGTACGTGCTGACTCTTTTCACCCAAGTCATTCATTCTGTGATTTGTATTGAATAAAGAttgaaaggattgaaagagagagagaaggcGTCATACGGTCAGGAAGTAAAATACTTGTTCGTATGCTCGCAAGTTATGCTTTGAAATTGCCAAATGTGATTCCACAGTACATGTACGGTCATGTTATTGCTTGAAAACCAGACATTCGCCATAAACTCGGTTCTGGCTGAGGTGAAATACATACTTTCAAATGTATATACGTACAATACATACAGTGACCACTTTGATTTCACACGGACTTGTTGAACCTTATGCATACAGTATCTTGTCAGGTGTCGATAATTGTAGGCGTGCTGCGATGGATCGCCACTGCAACACGACACAACACAGCTCCGCTCTACTTATATGAGGAAATAATTTACTGGAATATATCGTCTCGAACATTAGTTGGACTCGTCCTTCACAGTATGCGATTTTGAAGTCAATTACTCACGGGAAGAAATAACTTCATAAATCTCACTGCAATATCAGTCCAGTAAGAATGATAGGAGGTTGTTTGAATGTTGGACCCCATGTGTGCTCGCATGTAAGCCCAGATCCAGTCGGGAGGAAGTTCAACTATGACTTCTTTTGGCCATCCGCTCGGTCTCCAAAGCTGATACTCGAAATCCTGACTATTGTATCCGTTCTTAGAACAAAAAGCCGGAACTGCAGACAAAAGGAGCCTGCAGCCTGTGAGGATATCATTAGATTTCGCTGCGAAGATGAACATCTCTTGATATCTTTCGTGACCGAATTTACCGATTGGTTGAGTTTGATGAAGGATCTTGTTACCAATTGAACTGGTGTCGTACAACGTACATAATGTTAAGGCTTCTTTGAAGCTTTCCCAAGTGATCTCAACCATGTTAGGAGGTCGGTTGCTGAGAGACAACAGGTATACCGCAAGTCCTTTGGCTGAGTGATCGAGGGAGAGGTGATTGTCAGTGTTAGAATCGCAAGTGAAGAACATCGATCTGAAAATGGGACTATCGTAGAGTACAGTAAGTAAAAGAGTCGGTCAGCAGGGACAGACGAGAACAAGTGAATGTTGTGTGTATCATCTACCTAGAATATTTCAAGAGGCCACAATCGACACGAAACGCAATCCCATccgagctgatgatgaccaGATCCTTCTTAGTATCTTGAAATTCTTCATGATATTGGTATTCTTTCCCGTTCTTGTCGGTATATCGTTTGTCATCGTTGTGAGTAAGTAGGCagtatgtactgtattgttGTCCCGTTAGTATTGATTGTGTAATCGATTAGATTGGTTGAATGATCCAACTGTATaattgaggaagaaggaaagagggaaagagggaaagagggaaagagggaaaaaaggaaaaagaacATTATACCTATCACACTGTACAATATTGCACAATTTGACGCACTGACTCACAAAAGCGTCATATTCTGATTTTATTCGGTGGGGTTCTTCGTTTTTCAGATCGTCATCTTTAGTTTACCATCGGATAGTCAAGTATGTGCATGCGCAAAGTGATGTGTCTAAATTTTACTGGTGCTGAGGTTTGATATTTGGATAGATCTGTTCAAGGAAACAGAGATAAAGATTAGCTTTCCATTCTATGAGGAATGTAGGCAGGCTAAACCgaacactcacctttccgGGGTTGAGTAGGTTATGAGGATCCACTATAGCAAACAAAGACCCTCGGTCATCAGCAAAATAGTCCCACAACATTGATAGGATTTACAAGATATTTAATTAATTCGACCGTTCTGTCCAAAAAGTCCTTCTCAAGAAAATTCCTTCCAGCTTCGATCCAGAAAGAGCTGGGAATCGAAAAAATTACTCAACAAAACCCAAACTCACATGTCCTCTTAACAGTCTCCATCAAATTCACAGTCCCATCACCCAATTCCAGGGGTAAATATCCGATCTTACCGACCCCAACACCATGTTCACCTGTACATGTTCCATCTAGTCTGATGGCCCTCTCGACCATATCATGAACTGCATGTTCGACGACAGCTAATTCTTCGTCGTTGGTGAACAGTGCGAGCGAATGAACGTTACCATCACCAACGTGGCTACATAAATAACAGCGATTGTTAATTAGGCAAAGATGACccaagaatgaagaagagtgaagGTAGAAGGTAACAACACTCACCCGAAATGACAAGCTGTTATACCCCTCTTTTCGAAATCTTCCGCTGTCTCTCTCACTAATCTAGGTAATCTCGATATCGGCACGCTAGGTGGGACAAACCATAAAAtcagtatatgtatatatatgatattgGTCAAGACAGTCCATCCAATTAGATACAGTAGGAATCATAGCAGATGTTATATCATccaatgaagaagaaaactCACCAAACATCAGTCGTCCAGACCTTCGcaccatctttcaaagccAAAACACTCCACAATGCAGCTTTTCTACCTTCCCATAAACTCctagcttcttcatcgttTTTGGAGAATTCGAAATTCTTCCCCCCGTGTTTCTTCACTACCGATAAGACGTTTTTGGATACCTCTGACATGGCAGAATCGGACCTACAAGTGAGGAATCAGCTCTTACGCCTTACCCACTAGAAGGTGTACCCATGTACAAGATGCAGGAGTTACTCACCCTTGGAATTTGAAAAACAGAGTATCGGCAGGAGGATAAGCTTTCTTGACCATTCCCCCTTTGTTGATCGCATCTATCGTTCTTGAATCGAGATATTCTACACATTGGACGGGGAACCCTGCATTAACCCTATGATACCAGACAAGCTGGGAAATCAGTACATTTACTTGACAGACACTGGCACCATTACGGTTCACATGCTTCGGTATGTCAGAAATTTACTCACACTTCAGTAGCTGCTTGGACAGCTTCTTCTACTCCCGGGAAATTTACCACAGCGCATTTGGTAGGTAAAAGCGGAGCCAATCTCAATGTCGCTTCGGTAACAATACCCAAAGTACCTTCTGCTCCTACAAACAACTTGGTCGTATCCCATCCTGCAGCGGATTTACGTGCTCGTTGACGGGTTTTGATAACTTCTCCTGAAGGCAGGACTACGGTCTATATCGCCAATTCAAGCATATCAGATAAGTTCATCCTAGCGTATCAAGGAAAAGCCGGTCGGCATGAATACGGAAGAAGATTCGCACTTACCAGATTCAAGAACCATTCAGCTTTGGCAGTTCCATACCTAACTGCATTAGTTCCCGAACATCCCGTTCCTACCATCCCACCGATCGTTGCTCCTGGACCAGGATCCAGGGGAAAGAACAATGGTATACCTTCTTTGGCCAGATAGGCATTTAGGTCTTCCCATTTTACTCCAGGTTGTACAACTACATCACCATCTGATTCGGATACTCTGAGGATCTTGTCCATATACGAAACATCAAGGGATATTCCACCGAATGGCTATAACAcattatatcatatcacatcaaGTCAGCCTCTGATAACTGGTATGTTATCGATAACAGTATAGTTGGGATActaaatcactcacactacTAAAATGACCTTCTAGCGAAGTACCACCCGAGAAAGGAGTAATCGGTACTTTATATTTCTGAGCAATTTTCACTACATGTTGAACTTCCTCTGTAGATTCAACCCAAACTACCACGGTAGGTTTCTTAGCTGGATGATAGGACCAATCGCTTATACCGTGCGAtctgagatcatcatcatccgtcgatactttatcttcttttcccttgGCTTTGAAGTAATCGGTCAACTCTTTGATGGCATCCTGGTAATCCTTGTGACTTCCGTATTTCGGTTGATTAGCCAATTGATGGGCAATGGCAAAGCTCGAGTCGACCaatgaggttgatggagGTAACACACCTACATTACCTATAAGGTATCCTGCCCCTGCGAAGAGAGCTAGGGAGAGGGCGTACCATGCTGTTGAGAGATTGGTAGATTTGGGAAGAGGCGCTTGGGGaggtatagaagaagaggagttgTATCGGATGAACCGGCTGGATCTCACGATAGGGGATGTAGAAGGtcgagaagagagggaggtaCCTCGTCGTAAGGCCAGGATGGATCTTGTTCCAAAGGTCATtctgatggatgagatggaagagaggcAAAAACGGGTTATGGAAGCCTGTTATGTCTGTTCAATGAGTGATGTGTCCGTCTCCAGATGACATATTTTTGCTTTGACTCGGCTGACGATATCGATCACATCGTCCACATCAGACTACAATACTCGTAACTTACGGGTGAGAGCGAGTGTGTCTTGTCGGCCTCGGATTCGACCGGATCAAACCATCACAACATCAACTGATCACGAGCAGATGATGCCATCGATAAAACCGGGGCACCATATCTAAAAAAGCCGTTAGAGACCAACAAGGGGATACCGCGGACAGTTCGCTTAAAATGCTGCCTTAACGCCGACAAGGGAGAGTGGATCTCACCATAGCGGGTGCCACACGGCTCATGAACCCGTATATAGTCGACGGAGATTTTGTTATCCTCACTGTAGTTTATTTGATTCCGTTGCCCTACAAGTTTTTTTGCAGTCAACGAATGGTGTATGGTGGTATGGTGGTGTATTGTGTCTGTTACTGGCGCTCGTTACCCTAGCTGCTCTCTCTGCTGTCTGCACAATTTCATCAAAAAACCTTCAACTCgtcttgatccttcttcctcatccttcaaGTCTAACCAAAAAGGTCATTattcaaagtgagtcatcgGACAACTGCACTGCGCTGTAGCGTGCGTATCAAGCTGACAGTTTCGATTTTGTACTTTCAGATGGGTGCCTACAAGTACCTTGCCGAGCTCTACACCAAGAAGCAATCCGACGTCTTACAATTCGTCTCTCGAGTTAGATGTTGGGAATACAGACAGCTCGCCGTCATCCACAGAGCCTCTAGACCTTCTAGACCTGACAAGGCCAGAAGATTAGGATACAAGGCCAAGCAAGGTTACTTGATCTACCGAGTTAGAGTTAGAAAGGGTAACAGGAAGAAGCCCGTACCCAAGGGTGCTACTTACGGTAAACCCGTCAGACAAGGTGTCAACCACTTGAAATACCAAAGAGGTCTTAGATCAACTGCCGAGGAGAGAGTTGGACGAAGATGTGGTAACTTGAGAGTGTGAGTTTGAAAATCTCCTTTCATAATGCGATTCTTAGGTATCAGGAAATGAGGAAGACAGGAGATAGAGGATAGGTAGATGATCTGGGATCAAGTGAGGATGGAAGACGAGCATAGCGGACGGTGTCAAGAGAGAAATGTTACTGTTGCTGTCATTTCGGTGAAATCTCAGATTTTGGTTATGATTGTGGTAGATATGGAAGGAATAATAATGATAAGGGAATTGCGGATGATGGGTCTATGAAGAATTCAACATACTTCAGAGGGAGTGGAACGAACTGGATAGATTGTTATCAAAATTCATAGACGGTGGAACCGGAATATATATTCGAGAAAATATCATGCTGATTCACTATCCATTGTTTAGCCTCAACTCCTACTGGGTTAACCAAGATGGTGTCTACAAATACTACGAAGTTATCCTTGTTGAGTGAGTTTTACATGCCGTTTCATATCGCCCTCAGTCCTCCCTTTCTAAAGACATTGCGTACTGATCGTTTTCGTTCGTCTTGTTCAGCCCCTCCCACAAAGCCATCCGACGAGACGCCCGAATCAACTGGATTGTCAACCCCGTCCACAAACACCGAGAATCCAGAGGTCTCACCGccgaaggaaagaagaacagAGGTTTGGGCAAGGGTTCAAAACACAACCACCAACCTGGACGATCCACCTGGAAGAAACACAACACGTGAGTCATCGCTTCTCTTTGCTCATACCAACTGAAGGTTGTCGCTCGGAGAGTTGTAGTATACTGACATTACATTCTACAAATTTATAGCCTCTCTCTCCGACGATACCGATAAACTACTCATTAGAAACCGATTGGTGCTCGTGGCTAATTGGTTATTTGGTGGGAGGATTATTGCGAGTCTGTGTAGGGTTAGGGTTACGTTGATacgttgatgatgggatgcattcattctctttctgtATTAATGGATGTAGAAGAGCGAGGTGTCGAATACGAGTTCGCCTGCACTTTGCATACAAAAGGAAACATTGGATATATCCGATCATGGCGTACCTTGAAATCTATGAT from Kwoniella europaea PYCC6329 chromosome 2, complete sequence encodes:
- a CDS encoding 60S ribosomal protein L15-A; this encodes MGAYKYLAELYTKKQSDVLQFVSRVRCWEYRQLAVIHRASRPSRPDKARRLGYKAKQGYLIYRVRVRKGNRKKPVPKGATYGKPVRQGVNHLKYQRGLRSTAEERVGRRCGNLRVLNSYWVNQDGVYKYYEVILVDPSHKAIRRDARINWIVNPVHKHRESRGLTAEGKKNRGLGKGSKHNHQPGRSTWKKHNTLSLRRYR